The following proteins are encoded in a genomic region of Cellulomonas sp. ES6:
- a CDS encoding amino acid ABC transporter permease, which translates to MTRPDLTLAPRGADNVVVPRPRPWRWVGMAVVAVLAVAVVSSFVTNPNYQWDVVARYLFDPRILAGLRTTLLLTLIGTVIAAALGLVLATMRLSTSPLLRGTAGAYVWFFRGTPVLVQLILWYNLAILVPTVSIGVPFGPTLWSASTNDLITPWTAAILGLALNEAAYLGEIIRSGIISVDKGQTEAAHALGLGRLDTFRRIVLPQALRVIVPPAANEAIGLLKYSSVVSVIALPELLYAGQLIYARTYETIPVLIVVCLWYLAVVTALTAVESRVEARLGAGFRRTPDDVTRNGRWARWLLPRR; encoded by the coding sequence ATGACGCGCCCGGACCTCACCCTGGCGCCGCGGGGCGCCGACAACGTCGTCGTCCCGCGGCCCAGGCCGTGGCGCTGGGTGGGCATGGCCGTGGTCGCGGTGCTCGCGGTCGCGGTGGTCTCGTCCTTCGTCACGAACCCGAACTACCAGTGGGACGTCGTCGCCCGGTACCTGTTCGACCCGCGCATCCTCGCCGGCCTGCGCACGACGCTGCTCCTCACGCTCATCGGCACGGTCATCGCCGCGGCGCTCGGCCTGGTGCTCGCGACCATGCGGCTGTCGACCAGCCCGCTGCTGCGCGGCACCGCGGGGGCGTACGTCTGGTTCTTCCGCGGCACGCCCGTGCTGGTGCAGCTGATCCTCTGGTACAACCTGGCGATCCTGGTCCCGACGGTGAGCATCGGGGTGCCGTTCGGCCCCACGCTGTGGTCGGCGAGCACCAACGACCTCATCACCCCGTGGACGGCCGCGATCCTCGGCCTCGCGCTCAACGAGGCCGCGTACCTCGGCGAGATCATCCGCTCCGGGATCATCTCGGTCGACAAGGGGCAGACGGAGGCCGCGCACGCGCTCGGGCTCGGCCGCCTCGACACGTTCCGCCGGATCGTGCTGCCGCAGGCGCTGCGCGTCATCGTCCCGCCGGCCGCCAACGAGGCCATCGGCCTGCTCAAGTACTCGTCCGTCGTGTCGGTGATCGCGCTGCCGGAGCTGCTGTACGCCGGTCAGCTCATCTACGCCCGCACGTACGAGACCATCCCCGTCCTCATCGTCGTGTGCCTCTGGTACCTCGCCGTGGTCACCGCCCTGACGGCGGTGGAGTCCCGCGTCGAGGCCCGGCTCGGCGCCGGCTTCCGCCGGACCCCGGACGACGTCACCCGCAACGGAAGGTGGGCCCGGTGGCTGCTCCCCAGGCGCTAG
- a CDS encoding ABC transporter substrate-binding protein, with amino-acid sequence MRTSRTRFLVAGASALVLGLSACSGSADATGDTPSSSAGGDPVVAAADPSLLPYNFLGEDGSTWEGINVDLAAALSEQLGRPVEMTSAGFDTIIPGLASGRYDMALTGMFDTKERQQTVDFVDYLLAENNFLTRSDFRDVASMDDLCGEVVGIPGGALEAGLLADASTACTDAGDPAITVNEFADLDATVLALKSGRIDVTPNDSAANAYILSQSPEDLKTSGGYLNEGYFAAAFPKDSELTAQVEEAFAAIMADGTYTAILEDWGIPSRALDEPIVNGSPF; translated from the coding sequence ATGCGCACCTCCCGCACGCGGTTCCTCGTGGCCGGCGCCTCGGCGCTGGTGCTCGGCCTCTCGGCCTGCTCCGGCTCCGCCGACGCGACCGGCGACACCCCCTCGTCGAGCGCCGGCGGCGACCCGGTCGTCGCCGCCGCCGACCCCTCCCTGCTGCCGTACAACTTCCTCGGCGAGGACGGCTCGACCTGGGAGGGCATCAACGTCGACCTGGCCGCCGCGCTGTCCGAGCAGCTCGGCCGGCCGGTCGAGATGACCAGCGCCGGGTTCGACACGATCATCCCGGGCCTGGCGTCCGGCCGGTACGACATGGCGCTCACGGGCATGTTCGACACCAAGGAGCGGCAGCAGACGGTCGACTTCGTCGACTACCTGCTCGCGGAGAACAACTTCCTGACCCGCTCGGACTTCCGCGACGTGGCGTCCATGGACGACCTGTGCGGCGAGGTCGTCGGCATCCCCGGCGGCGCGCTGGAGGCCGGCCTGCTCGCCGACGCCTCGACCGCGTGCACGGACGCGGGCGACCCGGCGATCACCGTCAACGAGTTCGCCGACCTCGACGCGACGGTGCTGGCCCTGAAGTCCGGTCGCATCGACGTCACGCCGAACGACTCGGCCGCGAACGCGTACATCCTGTCCCAGAGCCCCGAGGACCTGAAGACGTCCGGCGGCTACCTCAACGAGGGCTACTTCGCGGCGGCGTTCCCGAAGGACAGCGAGCTCACCGCCCAGGTGGAGGAGGCCTTCGCGGCGATCATGGCCGACGGCACCTACACCGCGATCCTCGAGGACTGGGGCATCCCGTCCCGGGCCCTGGACGAGCCGATCGTCAACGGGTCGCCGTTCTGA
- a CDS encoding pyridoxal phosphate-dependent aminotransferase: MMATETAPDEVDLSIGEPDQPLPGVLVEAAVASLRAGRTGYTPKLGLSDLRALVAEDVEAGTGFRPDPADVVITVGGTGAVAVALAATCAPGGAAVVPDPAWPNYRVLADRLGIAVLPYRQGPSGDAFADLDAVEAGLRAGARLVVVNSPSNPTGAVASSAALRDVVALAREHDAFVLSDEAYEAVVFAGGRAPSPLADGGHDRTLAARTFSKTWSMTGLRVGALVAPPALREAVAALHGTTAGCAPVTAQLVAAEALRSLPGRGAELAAVYRARSERAVRLLGPWAPQEPVAALGGFYLWVDARRTGRTSAELVAALRGHGVVTSAGTVYTAQDGYVRLALTAPDDVLDAALATTRRTLDALAAEAPAPR, from the coding sequence ATGATGGCCACCGAGACCGCCCCGGACGAGGTGGACCTCTCGATCGGCGAGCCGGACCAGCCGCTGCCCGGGGTCCTCGTGGAGGCGGCGGTCGCGAGCCTGCGCGCCGGGCGCACCGGCTACACGCCGAAGCTCGGCCTCAGCGACCTGCGGGCGCTGGTCGCCGAGGACGTCGAGGCCGGCACCGGGTTCCGCCCCGACCCCGCCGACGTCGTCATCACCGTGGGAGGGACCGGTGCCGTCGCGGTCGCCCTGGCGGCGACGTGCGCGCCCGGGGGTGCGGCCGTGGTGCCCGACCCCGCCTGGCCCAACTACCGGGTGCTCGCCGACCGTCTGGGGATCGCGGTGCTGCCCTACCGGCAGGGCCCGTCCGGCGACGCGTTCGCCGACCTGGACGCCGTGGAGGCGGGGCTGCGCGCGGGCGCCCGCCTGGTGGTCGTGAACTCCCCGAGCAACCCCACGGGCGCGGTGGCGTCGTCCGCGGCGCTGCGGGACGTCGTCGCGCTGGCGCGGGAGCACGACGCGTTCGTGCTGTCCGACGAGGCCTACGAGGCCGTCGTGTTCGCGGGCGGCCGCGCCCCGTCACCGCTCGCGGACGGCGGCCACGACCGCACGCTCGCGGCCCGGACCTTCTCCAAGACGTGGTCGATGACGGGCCTGCGGGTCGGCGCCCTCGTGGCACCCCCGGCCCTGCGGGAGGCCGTCGCCGCGCTGCACGGCACCACGGCGGGCTGCGCACCGGTCACGGCCCAGCTCGTCGCCGCCGAGGCGCTGCGGTCGCTGCCCGGCCGCGGCGCCGAGCTCGCAGCCGTCTACCGGGCGCGGTCCGAGCGCGCGGTCCGCCTGCTCGGGCCGTGGGCGCCGCAGGAGCCGGTCGCCGCGCTCGGCGGGTTCTACCTGTGGGTGGACGCCCGGCGCACCGGTCGCACCAGCGCCGAGCTCGTCGCCGCCCTGCGGGGCCACGGCGTCGTCACCTCGGCCGGCACCGTGTACACCGCGCAGGACGGCTACGTGCGGCTCGCGCTCACCGCGCCGGACGACGTCCTGGACGCGGCCCTCGCGACGACCCGGCGGACGCTCGACGCGCTCGCCGCCGAGGCTCCGGCGCCGCGCTGA